The DNA segment ACGTAATGAAGATATTCAGACAGATGATGGTGGGCAAAGAAATTTCACAGATTGGGTACTATTTAATGAATGTTTCCAACttatatttgatgatgGCGAAAGAATTACATTCAATGCAGAATGCTCCGATGAGGTAAAGAATGCTTGGTATTGCAAGCTGAAGGAAGTTGTTGAGTTGAATGTTTTCCATCAACCTTGGGTGAAGAAATATTGTGAAAGGTTTGCTatagaggaaaaaaagagaattacTATCAATGAGTAAAAAGTGATTCTTTGActaaaagacaaaaatttAGATAAAAAAACCGACTCATAATCTAGTGATTTGTGTTTTTTAGTATGAAGATTAATTACATATATAAGAGCCGAATATATACGTAAATTATGGACAATATACCTTTATTTTAGTTTCACATACTCCATTATCATTTCGaactttgattttgattttgattaGGCTGTTGGTTCATGGGTGGCATCATACCTGGCATGGGGAATGGGGGGAAACTGCCAAACATAGGTAACGGCGGGAAGCTTGGATGCATTGGAGGAGCAGGAGGGTTTGGTGTTCCGGACATACTATTACCCatattattgttgatattgGACATATTTGCATTGTTAATGTTGCCATTGTTGTCAATCATATTGCCAAGGTTCGAATCTGCGTTATTTGCAGAGTTCAATTTTCCTTGCTGCTGAAGGGATAACAGGCCCATTAGAATTCTCCTAGGATTATAATCTTGctgtaatttttcttgtctGTGTAAATACTCCATCCAGGTGAATTCGTTGAATCCGTAATTGAAATAGTCACTAATATTAGCTCCTGGTTGTCTCCAgggtttttctttcagtaCTTCAGGATCTATTGTTGTTATGCCGACGCTATCAAAAATTCCTTCTTTATCTAAGTCTATAGAACCAACCATTGACTTCggtatattttcttcgCCCTCTGTGGCTTTTGATGACATTCTAGTTGTTACGCCTTGATCTAGTTCACCCTCTGTTATTAGTCTTTCATCAGATGTTTTTGTGATGGAAGGAGATAC comes from the Saccharomyces mikatae IFO 1815 strain IFO1815 genome assembly, chromosome: 10 genome and includes:
- the FIP1 gene encoding cleavage polyadenylation factor subunit FIP1 (similar to Saccharomyces cerevisiae FIP1 (YJR093C); ancestral locus Anc_7.464), producing MSSSEDEDDKFLYGSDSELALPSSKRSRDDEVGIDASNNLGIVKRQKLGSPEEEVPAIAKDDRSDEDIYSDPSENDSDSDLEVIISTGPDPTRLDAKLLGSYPSTTASSNKDVISVATDVSPSITKTSDERLITEGELDQGVTTRMSSKATEGEENIPKSMVGSIDLDKEGIFDSVGITTIDPEVLKEKPWRQPGANISDYFNYGFNEFTWMEYLHRQEKLQQDYNPRRILMGLLSLQQQGKLNSANNADSNLGNMIDNNGNINNANMSNINNNMGNSMSGTPNPPAPPMHPSFPPLPMFGSFPPFPMPGMMPPMNQQPNQNQNQSSK